One Bos taurus isolate L1 Dominette 01449 registration number 42190680 breed Hereford chromosome 25, ARS-UCD2.0, whole genome shotgun sequence genomic window carries:
- the LDAF1 gene encoding lipid droplet assembly factor 1 isoform X1, translating to MAKEEPPSTSKDLQELQRKLSLLIASVQSNSKVVSFMKSPVGQYLDRHPFLTLTLLVFVALSAVPVGFFLLLVVLTSLAAFVGVILLEGLVISVGGLALLCVLCGLGFVSLVMSGTIMVSYMVISSLINYWFSLRLLPQHNSSGDCPLAVKSAHIEGLYQE from the exons ATGGCGAAAGAGGAGCCCCCGAGTACTTCAAAGGACTTGCAGGAGCTGCAGAGGAAGCTGTCTTTGCTGATAGCATCTGTCCAGAGTAACTCAAAG GTGGTTTCCTTTATGAAGTCTCCAGTGGGTCAGTACCTGGACCGGCATCCTTTCCTGACCCTCACCTTGCTGGTATTTGTTGCTTTGTCAGCCGTTCCTGTCGGTTTCTTCCTGCTCCTCGTGGTGCTTACCTCCCTGGCTGCTTTTGTGGGAGTCATATTACTGGAAG GACTGGTCATCTCTGTGGGCGGCCTCGCACTGCTCTGTGTCCTCTGTGGCTTGGGCTTTGTGTCACTCGTCATGTCAGGGACAATCATGGTGTCCTACATGGTAATCTCCAGCCTCATCAACTACTGGTTTTCTCTCAG GCTGTTGCCGCAACACAACTCCAGTGGTGACTGTCCGCTGGCCGTGAAGTCTGCACACATAGAGGGGCTCTACCAGGAATGA
- the LDAF1 gene encoding lipid droplet assembly factor 1 translates to MAKEEPPSTSKDLQELQRKLSLLIASVQSNSKVVSFMKSPVGQYLDRHPFLTLTLLVFVALSAVPVGFFLLLVVLTSLAAFVGVILLEGCCRNTTPVVTVRWP, encoded by the exons ATGGCGAAAGAGGAGCCCCCGAGTACTTCAAAGGACTTGCAGGAGCTGCAGAGGAAGCTGTCTTTGCTGATAGCATCTGTCCAGAGTAACTCAAAG GTGGTTTCCTTTATGAAGTCTCCAGTGGGTCAGTACCTGGACCGGCATCCTTTCCTGACCCTCACCTTGCTGGTATTTGTTGCTTTGTCAGCCGTTCCTGTCGGTTTCTTCCTGCTCCTCGTGGTGCTTACCTCCCTGGCTGCTTTTGTGGGAGTCATATTACTGGAAG GCTGTTGCCGCAACACAACTCCAGTGGTGACTGTCCGCTGGCCGTGA